In Runella sp. SP2, the genomic window AGAGATTCTTCGTCGCAGTCATGACCAGCACTCCAAGCTAGTTCAATATCCGACAATTGCCCTGTGAGTTCTACAATAAACTTGACCATCACTTTACAATTCACATTGGCACTTTTGGCTGCCTCGGGATTGATAAAGTGTTTTCTCAAAAAAAGATACAGAGAATCCTTGCCCCCCTTAAACGATGGGGGCTGCTCCACAACTGAAAAGACGGGTCCGAGCGGAGTGTTGTTTTGTGCCACTACCGACAATGAAACAAAAAAACACAAAGCAATACCGCACCACTTCCATTGAAGCAGCTTCATGGCTGTAAATCAACCAGTTATTAATTAACCAATTTTCAAATTAAGTGGTTGTCAAATGCTTGAGTTGTTGATTTTTCAGGAACCAAGAGCCTATTGAATAGGCTACCCCTGATACGCCAAGCACCCACATTAGGCCTGAAGGAGAAAAGAAGTCCCAAGAACCCTTGACGATTCCCGATAAAAACGCCATCATCATCAAAAACAACCCAATTCCCAAAATTAATGCACTACGCAAGGCAAATGGGTAAGCTTGGCGAAGGTCGTAAGCACCGTAGTCTTTGTTGCGAAACTCAAAAATAATATCGTCCAAACTCGCATTTTGAAGTTGTTCTTCGGTCATGGCGACCTCGTGCTGGTAGGTATCTCGTAGGTACTTTACGGCCATAGAGTTGGCTTCTTGCGTAATTTTTGCCAACGCCAAATCAAAGTTATAACCTTTCCAGAGGTACTCTTCAGCTTCGCAAGCCAAATGATCGAGCAATTCGGAAACTAAGCGATCATTGGTATTGTGCCGAATAAGATGATCGTGCAATGTGCTAAGTTGTTGCGGAGTTAACTTTTTCATGTCGGTAGTGGTTATGAATTCAATTCCAAAATCAGAGTTTAGCGAGAGACATTTCCCCATTTTGGGGTCTTAATAAGCTTTGCATAGCTTCAACAAAACGCTCAAAGTCAGACACTTTCTGAACGGCTGTCGCATTTCCACTCGGAGTAAGCGAGTAGTACTTGCGAAGCCGTCCATCCACTTCTTCTGACTCTGTCATCAGGAATCCCTCTTGTTCAAGCTTGTGTAGTACAGGATATAACGCGCCGAAGGTTAGCGTTATTTCACCGCTCGTACGCTCTTTTACCGACTGCGTAATTTCATATCCGTACATACGTCCTTGTTCGGCCAAAAGCTTTAATACTATTGTTTTGAGCGTGCCTCGTAAAAATTCATTACTTGATGCTTCCATAAAATCGGTGGTTAGCTCGTTTTTTTACTATTTTCTTAAATTGTATGAGCAAATATATATATAAGTTTTTTATATATCAAACAACCAGCAAAAAATATTTTTCCATTTTATGGCAACCTCCTCAAATTCAAGCCCAATTCCAGTTTGCCCTCGCTGCGGGCAGGAATTTCGTTGTCAGCTTACAACTCAGGGTTCGTGTGTTTGTTCAGAAATCACGCTGTCCGAACAAACACTTTCTGATTTGCGCACGCAGTATGAGGGTTGTTTGTGCATAAAATGTTTGCAAGAAATGGCACGTGCTTCTGGATACTCATATCCAATGCCACGAAGTAACATCAACAATTTACTTTTATTCGTTATATTCACACAATTTTAAGATTTCCCTAACATGAAAACCCGTTTCCTTACTTTACTGCTTCTTTTTTCGGCCCTGTTTATTGTGCTGATTTCGTGCCATACCGAACCCGAAACAGTACTTGAGGAAGGCTCTTTCAAATTGATTCAAACTCAAATTTTTGATAAATCGTGCGCTACTTCAGGCTGCCATTCGTCCGAACAGGATGCTTCTTATAAGCAACACGGGCTTGTACTAACCAGCAAAGTCTCTTACGATAATCTTCTCAATAAATTTCCCAAAAACACCGTCGCCAAAGACGATGGAATGCGCCTAATTACGCCAGGAGATGTTGCGAAAAGCTTTTTGTTTACCAAAATCAATTGTAGTGGGGCGTCATTATTAGCGGGGCGTCAGTACGGCAACCCCATGCCTTTAGGGGCCAATAGCCTTTCGGTGGGCGAAATTGAGTTTGTCCGCAAATGGATTGAAGCAGGTGCACCACGGTCGGGCGGCTCGGTCGATGCGGCACTTATCACTAATTCCGTCCCGCTTTGCGGCTCAGGATTTGGCACTAATTTTACTGCCCTAGAAGCACCCAATCCAAATGACGGATTTCAACTTCACCTTGAGCCCTTTGAAGTCTCAAACACGTTTGAGCGGGAGATTTTTGTCAGAAAACCCGTCGGCAATACCACCGAATTGTACATCAATCGGATTCAATCTCGGATGCGCCCTGGAAGCCACCACTTCATTTTGTACGATTTCAAAAACCAAGCAAATCTTCCGTCTCTAGGTCAAGTACGTGACTTACGTAATGCCGATGGCACCAGCAATTTGCTTACTTTTTTGAGTATGCAAAATCACGTATTCTGGGCAGGAACGCAAACCCAAGAACACGATTATAGCTTCCCCGATGGCATTGCACTTCGGGTTCCTGCCAATTATTCGTTTGATTTCAACTCGCATTACGTCAATAAAACTTCGGGTAAAATCCCTGGGGAGGTGTATGTCAACTTGTATAAAATCGACAAGTCGAAGGTAAAAATTGTGGCCAATTCGCTGGATCTCAACAACCAAGACCTCAACCTGCCCGCAGGCAAACGGACAGTGGTGACGAAGAGCTTTTTGTTTTCAAAACCTACGAAAGTACTCATGCTGACGTCGCACAACCATAAACTCGGTGAAAAATTTGTCATTAAAATTGTGGGAGGCGCTCGCGACGGGGAAGTGGTTTATGAAAGTACCGATTGGGAACATCCTGTGATTAAAAATTTCCCAGTGGCGTTGGAATTTAAAAAAGGTGAAGGGCTGATGTCGGAGATTACGTACAACAATACAACCACCAAAGCAGTACGATTTGGCCTCACGAGTGAAGATGAAATGGGAATTATTTTTGGGTACTATTACGAACCTTAATCGCTACATTTCCACAATTCCGAGTCGAATGGCCTCCATCACCATCGTAACGCGGGTTTTGACGCTCATTTTTTGGAAAACACTCTCTCGGTACCCATCGACGGTACGCGGACTAACGCACATTTTATCGGCAATTTCGACGTAGGTAAGGTCACTACACGCCAAGCGGACAAAATCTGCTTCTCGGTCGTTGAGGTGCAAAGCCGCCACGGGGTCTTGGAGGGTTTCGGGGTTGAGGCTTTTGATGAGCTGACTCGTGACAAAATCGGTGTAATAACGCCCTCGCTCCCTGATCGAATCTAGTGCTTGCTTCAACTCAAACGGTTTACAGCCTTTCAGGAGGTAGCCGTGCGCACCGTTGCGAAGCATTCCGATGATGGACGCTTCGTTGTCGTTCATCGATAAAGCCAAAATCTTGATTTCGGGGTGGTTATTTTTGAGCCACATGGCCGTTTCGTAGCCATCCATCACGGGCATGTTGATGTCGAGCAGCACGATTTGAGGAATCATACCGAGTTTGATGTGCTTAATGAGTTCTTCACCGTTGGTCACTTCGTAAAGCACCTCGTAAGCTTCGTATTTTTGTATCAAACCCGAAAGCGCTTTGGCCATTAGTTCGTGGTCATCCACAACCGCAATTGTCGTTTTCATCATGTTGCTAATCACCCGTTTGGGTACGTTGAATGGAGATAGTCACCGTAGTTCCAAGACCTTTTTGACTATCAATGGTACATTTTCCGCCGATAAGCTCGGCGCGGCGTTGGATATTTCGTAAACCCGCCCCCGACTTACTCATTCCATTTTTCATAACACCCTCGAAATCAAACCCTTTTCCATTGTCTTGGATAGTAATTTCAAAATTTGTGGGCTCGTACATTACGGATACGGTCAAGGTGGTGGCGGCGGCGTGTTTGAGGGCGTTGTTGATCACTTCTTGTGCTATCCGAAACAAGACGATTTCGTGCTGATACCCCAGCGAGTAAGGGGTGCCCGAAGTAGTAATCTCGGTTTGGTAGCGGCGGGTTTTCCGAATTCGCTGTAATTCGTGCGAAAGGCTGTCGATAAACCCAAAATCTTTGACAAAATCGCCATCGAGGCTTTTGGTAAGCGCCCGCACATCGGCGATGGTCTGCTCGACAATCTGATTACTCTCCGCAATCTGCCCTCTCGTCCCTTCGTCTTCCACTGTTTCTTCTAATACGTTGAGATTGAGCCTCAGCACCGACAGCAACTGCCCAATGTTATCGTGCAACTCCCGCCCCAGCTGCTGCATGGTAAGGTTTTGCACCTCTAGCTGTGTTTGCAGGATTTCTTGTTGGAAGGCGGCTTGCATGGCGGCTTTGTCTTGACGGTTTTGAGTTTGACGGCGTTGGAAGAGAAATGCAAATAATATGATAAAAACTCCTAAAACGAGTAAAGTTATAGTGATGGAAAGGAAAATGGCAGCAGTTTCAACATTAAAGTCCATCACTTTTTGATAGAGTTCTGTTTCACCATAAAAGAGACTAGAAATAGTATATAAAGTAGATAATTTGAATATATCCTTAACTTTTGAAAAATGCTCACTAAAATTTCACTTCTGTTAATATAATTGTAAGCACCTAAAGCAATTAAATTAGCAGAGCTAAAGATTAAAAAACCAGAACAAATCCAAAATAGTGGAAAATCAATCAAAGGCTCCAAAGTATCACTCTTCAATAAATCAAATAACGCAACCAATGACACAATAATCTGAATAATTAATGACATTTGTAATGCTAAGGTATTAAACTTATAAATACTTCCCGTATACAAATATGTCAACCCCCATAATATTAAAAAAAACAAGCCCATCCATAGAATTTTTTCCCGTTTTATATCAGCCACAATTCCATATAAAAATACATTTAAATAAATAGGCATATATATATTATATATGATTAGATTATTTTTTAATATTTTACCCATAAAATATGAAGCAAGTTCAATAACAAAAGTAGTAACTAAGAGTAGTAAAAACAATTTACTACTCTTAGTCAACGAATTAATTCGATAAATACCTACTATACTACCAATAGATAATATAATAAAATAAGGAATTCTAAAATCCATATAAGTATATTTTATTTGAGTTTCATAAAATCAAGTGGTGGGCAATCAAAAGGACAAGGGCCAATATAATCCCAAATTTGAGCGGTTCCTCTAGGGTCAACCACAATTGCACCAGATGAATCTTTAATGTACTTTTTATAAATCAAGTTCCCTCTTTTATCTTCTCCAATAAATACAAAAGTTAGCGATGTACCTGCATTATCATAAGCAGGATAAAATCTTACTTTTGCTATAGAATCCCCTT contains:
- a CDS encoding PadR family transcriptional regulator yields the protein MEASSNEFLRGTLKTIVLKLLAEQGRMYGYEITQSVKERTSGEITLTFGALYPVLHKLEQEGFLMTESEEVDGRLRKYYSLTPSGNATAVQKVSDFERFVEAMQSLLRPQNGEMSLAKL
- a CDS encoding sensor histidine kinase, whose translation is MDFNVETAAIFLSITITLLVLGVFIILFAFLFQRRQTQNRQDKAAMQAAFQQEILQTQLEVQNLTMQQLGRELHDNIGQLLSVLRLNLNVLEETVEDEGTRGQIAESNQIVEQTIADVRALTKSLDGDFVKDFGFIDSLSHELQRIRKTRRYQTEITTSGTPYSLGYQHEIVLFRIAQEVINNALKHAAATTLTVSVMYEPTNFEITIQDNGKGFDFEGVMKNGMSKSGAGLRNIQRRAELIGGKCTIDSQKGLGTTVTISIQRTQTGD
- a CDS encoding energy transducer TonB, with amino-acid sequence MKLLQWKWCGIALCFFVSLSVVAQNNTPLGPVFSVVEQPPSFKGGKDSLYLFLRKHFINPEAAKSANVNCKVMVKFIVELTGQLSDIELAWSAGHDCDEESLRVVKLFPPWEPGRQSGKAVRVRVHLTLNYPFQ
- a CDS encoding cysteine-rich CWC family protein, translated to MATSSNSSPIPVCPRCGQEFRCQLTTQGSCVCSEITLSEQTLSDLRTQYEGCLCIKCLQEMARASGYSYPMPRSNINNLLLFVIFTQF
- a CDS encoding response regulator transcription factor, whose translation is MMKTTIAVVDDHELMAKALSGLIQKYEAYEVLYEVTNGEELIKHIKLGMIPQIVLLDINMPVMDGYETAMWLKNNHPEIKILALSMNDNEASIIGMLRNGAHGYLLKGCKPFELKQALDSIRERGRYYTDFVTSQLIKSLNPETLQDPVAALHLNDREADFVRLACSDLTYVEIADKMCVSPRTVDGYRESVFQKMSVKTRVTMVMEAIRLGIVEM